One window of the Athene noctua chromosome 5, bAthNoc1.hap1.1, whole genome shotgun sequence genome contains the following:
- the LBX1 gene encoding transcription factor LBX1, whose protein sequence is MTSKEDPKPSSGEERRRSPLDHLPPPANSNKPLTPFSIEDILNKPSVRRSYTLCGTAHLLSAAEKHPPAGLPLSGRALLSQTSPLCALEELASKTFKGLEVSVLQAAEGRDGMTIFGQRQTPKKRRKSRTAFTNHQIYELEKRFLYQKYLSPADRDQIAQQLGLTNAQVITWFQNRRAKLKRDLEEMKADVESAKKLGPNPAVDIVALAELEPSAEGRGKARPGSPPPPPSAAREPGAPPPPRPASPPTERPRSRRDSEEEEEEEEEDVEIDVDD, encoded by the exons ATGACTTCCAAAGAAGACCCCAAGCCCTCCTCGGGGGAAGAGCGGCGGCGGAGCCCCTTGGATCACCTCCCTCCGCCGGCCAACTCCAACAAGCCCCTCACTCCCTTCAGCATCGAGGACATCCTCAACAAGCCCTCGGTGCGGAGGAGTTACACCCTCTGCGGAACGGCCCACCTCCTCTCCGCCGCCGAGAAGCACCCCCCGGCCGGGCTGCCCCTCTCCGGCCGGGCGCTGCTCTCCCAAACCTCGCCCCTCTGCGCCCTGGAAGAGCTGGCCAGCAAAACCTTCAAGGGGCTGGAAGTCAGCGTTCTGCAGGCGGCCGAAG GCAGGGACGGGATGACGATCTTCGGGCAGCGGCAAACGCCGAAGAAGCGTCGAAAGTCGCGGACGGCCTTCACCAACCACCAGATCTACGAGCTGGAGAAGCGGTTCCTCTACCAAAAATACCTGTCGCCGGCGGACCGGGACCAGATCGCCCAGCAGCTGGGGCTCACCAACGCCCAGGTCATCACCTGGTTCCAGAACCGCCGCGCCAAGCTCAAGCGAGACCTGGAGGAGATGAAGGCCGACGTGGAATCGGCCAAAAAGCTGGGCCCCAACCCCGCCGTGGACATCGTGGCCTTGGCCGAGCTGGAGCCCAGCGCCGAGGGAAGGGGCAAGGCGCGGCCCGgttccccgccgccgcccccctccgccgcccgggagcccggcgccccgccgccgccccgccccgcctcgccccccACGGAGCGGCCCCGCAGCCGCCGGgacagcgaggaggaggaggaggaggaggaggaggacgtgGAGATCGACGTGGATGACTGA